The following DNA comes from Fusobacterium sp. DD2.
AGTGTTGAAGATGCAAAGAGAAAGCTTGAATATGATTTATATTATATTAAAAATTACAGTTTATATCTTGATATGGTTATTATGTTTATGACTTTGAAAACAGTGTTGTTTGGAAAGGGAAGATAGTATGGTTACAGTTTTTACTCCAACTTATAATAGGAAAAACAGTCTAAAATTTTTATATGAAAGCCTAAAAAGACAGACAGATATGGATTTTCAATGGATAGTTGTAGATGATGGTTCACAGGATGGAACTAATCAATATATTGAAAGTTTAAAGGGAGATGCACCTTTTGAAATTAAGTATAGATATGTTGAAAATGGCGGGAAAATGAGAGCTATAAATATAGGTGTATCCATTTCTGATGGGGAGTTTTTCTTTATTGTTGACAGTGATGACTTTGTAACTAATGACGCTATAGAAAAGATAAAAAAATATGGAGCAACTCTTCCAAAAGATATGGGAGGAATGGCTTTTAGAAAGATGAATAGAGTGGATGGAGTAGTTACTGGAAAACCATTTCCACAGCATGTTATTGACTCAACACCACTTGAAATAGTCTATAAAAGAGGAATAATAGGAGATAAAGCTGAGGTGTTCAGAACTGAT
Coding sequences within:
- a CDS encoding glycosyltransferase family 2 protein yields the protein MVTVFTPTYNRKNSLKFLYESLKRQTDMDFQWIVVDDGSQDGTNQYIESLKGDAPFEIKYRYVENGGKMRAINIGVSISDGEFFFIVDSDDFVTNDAIEKIKKYGATLPKDMGGMAFRKMNRVDGVVTGKPFPQHVIDSTPLEIVYKRGIIGDKAEVFRTDILRKYPFRVHDGEKFIPEALVWMKIGTQHKIRYIDEGIYYFEYLPDGYTKNFTKLIKNNPKGFKEYYKEMLKYELPLTNKIKFLLRFLQAEFYILTGGTK